The following are encoded in a window of Pantanalinema sp. genomic DNA:
- a CDS encoding CvpA family protein, translating to MIATWMDVFGVLILSYNVLRGLTTGLIRTSVGAIAVVIATYAAWQYQGLVAPFVDSFVPPTWPLAIFARPVLTWAIAFSAVNVIGSLVRLMVRLTPLILADRIGGAVFGLMTGVVVLATPLLLLAHFPLLQQIPQLQEAIAHSHIAGAIMPLIAAVQQWAPVITGGQLI from the coding sequence GTGATCGCGACCTGGATGGACGTGTTCGGCGTCCTGATCCTGAGCTACAACGTCTTGCGGGGGCTCACCACGGGCCTCATCCGCACCAGCGTCGGGGCGATCGCCGTGGTGATCGCGACCTACGCCGCCTGGCAGTACCAGGGGCTCGTCGCCCCCTTCGTGGACTCCTTCGTGCCTCCCACGTGGCCCCTGGCCATCTTCGCCCGCCCCGTCCTGACGTGGGCGATCGCCTTCAGCGCAGTCAACGTGATCGGCAGCCTGGTGCGCCTGATGGTGCGACTGACGCCGCTGATCCTCGCCGACCGGATCGGCGGGGCCGTCTTCGGCCTGATGACCGGGGTGGTGGTGCTCGCGACCCCGCTTCTGCTCCTCGCGCACTTCCCCCTGCTTCAGCAGATCCCGCAACTCCAGGAGGCCATCGCCCACTCGCACATCGCCGGGGCGATCATGCCGCTCATCGCGGCGGTGCAGCAGTGGGCGCCGGTGATCACCGGCGGTCAGCTGATCTAG
- the smpB gene encoding SsrA-binding protein SmpB, with the protein MATANTRKSSLIADNRRAFHEYHILERFETGIALTGTEVKSLRMGRANLSDSFARIEDGEVWLHHMHVAPYTHGNRYNPDPLRKRKLLLKRMEISRLIGKTKEQGLTLIPLKIYWHGDWAKVELGLAKGKQLYDKRDALHAKDAKRDIERALKERHRGG; encoded by the coding sequence ATGGCAACCGCGAACACCCGTAAATCCTCCCTGATCGCCGACAACCGGCGAGCCTTCCACGAGTACCACATCCTCGAGCGCTTCGAGACCGGCATCGCCTTGACCGGCACCGAAGTCAAGAGCCTGCGGATGGGCCGGGCCAACCTCAGCGACAGCTTCGCGCGCATCGAGGACGGAGAGGTGTGGCTCCACCACATGCACGTGGCCCCCTACACCCACGGCAACCGCTACAACCCCGATCCGCTGCGCAAGCGCAAGCTCCTGCTCAAGCGCATGGAGATCTCGCGCCTGATCGGCAAGACCAAGGAGCAGGGCCTGACCCTCATCCCCCTCAAGATCTACTGGCACGGCGACTGGGCCAAGGTCGAGCTGGGCCTTGCCAAGGGCAAGCAGCTCTACGACAAGCGCGACGCCCTCCACGCCAAGGACGCCAAGCGCGACATCGAGCGGGCCCTGAAAGAGCGTCACCGCGGGGGGTAA
- a CDS encoding VOC family protein, with translation MIKSVTPFLMFQGNLEEAINFYVSVFPGAEVAVIDRFGAELPEREGKVMRANLSFAGQTFMVFDSPVKHAFSFTPAFSIFIECESEDEVRRLYEALSDGGSPLMPLGAYDFSRQFGWVNDRFGVSWQVILV, from the coding sequence ATGATCAAATCGGTGACACCGTTTCTCATGTTCCAGGGCAATCTGGAGGAGGCGATCAACTTCTACGTTTCCGTCTTTCCGGGCGCTGAGGTGGCCGTTATTGACCGCTTTGGCGCGGAGCTACCTGAACGCGAAGGTAAGGTCATGCGAGCGAACTTGTCCTTTGCTGGACAGACGTTCATGGTCTTTGATAGCCCCGTGAAGCACGCCTTCTCTTTCACGCCGGCTTTTTCCATCTTCATTGAATGCGAGTCCGAGGACGAGGTTCGGCGCCTGTACGAGGCCTTGAGTGACGGCGGGTCGCCCTTGATGCCGCTGGGCGCGTACGACTTCAGCCGTCAGTTCGGCTGGGTGAACGACCGTTTCGGAGTCTCTTGGCAGGTAATTTTGGTCTGA
- a CDS encoding beta-ketoacyl-ACP synthase III: MTTSLLPVSVIGCGYHVPERIMTNAEFETFLDTNDAWIRERTGIRERRIASPEHAMSDMAIPAARQALAHAGVEASELDLIIVATSTPDMAMPSTAALVQHALGASPAAAFDMEAACSGFVYGTVVAAQFLATGMYRTALVIGGDLLSKYINWQDRGTAVLFGDACGAVVLRGGEEEGLLGSYMGADGAGSSHIQIPMGSRVPPTAETVEARQHTVHMNGRETYKFAVEIVPKCVDEIARRTGVPVEAIDHFVLHQANYRIMEAAAKRMGVPMEKMIVNVDRMANSSAGTVPVALAEAVEAGTIKKGDLVCLVGFGSGLTWASALLRWTCDRPFPTRA; encoded by the coding sequence ATGACCACTTCCCTGCTCCCCGTCTCCGTCATCGGTTGCGGCTACCACGTCCCCGAGCGGATCATGACCAACGCCGAGTTCGAGACCTTCCTCGACACCAACGACGCCTGGATCCGCGAGCGCACGGGCATCCGAGAGCGCCGCATCGCGTCGCCGGAGCACGCCATGAGCGACATGGCGATCCCCGCCGCCAGGCAGGCGCTTGCGCACGCGGGGGTCGAGGCCTCCGAGCTGGATCTCATCATCGTCGCGACCTCCACCCCGGACATGGCGATGCCCTCGACGGCCGCCCTGGTGCAGCACGCGCTCGGCGCGTCCCCCGCGGCCGCCTTCGACATGGAGGCCGCGTGCAGCGGCTTCGTCTACGGGACCGTCGTCGCCGCCCAGTTCCTCGCCACGGGCATGTACCGCACGGCCCTGGTCATCGGCGGCGACCTGCTCTCCAAGTACATCAACTGGCAGGACCGCGGCACCGCCGTGCTCTTCGGTGACGCCTGCGGCGCGGTCGTGCTGCGCGGCGGCGAGGAAGAAGGCCTACTCGGCAGCTACATGGGCGCGGACGGCGCGGGTTCGTCCCACATCCAGATCCCCATGGGCTCGCGCGTGCCGCCGACGGCCGAGACGGTCGAGGCCCGGCAGCACACCGTCCACATGAACGGCCGCGAGACCTACAAGTTCGCCGTCGAGATCGTGCCCAAGTGCGTCGACGAGATCGCCCGGCGCACCGGCGTCCCGGTGGAGGCGATCGATCACTTCGTGCTGCACCAGGCCAACTACCGCATCATGGAGGCCGCCGCCAAGCGCATGGGCGTTCCCATGGAGAAGATGATCGTCAACGTGGATCGCATGGCCAACTCCAGCGCGGGCACCGTGCCCGTGGCCCTGGCCGAAGCGGTCGAGGCGGGCACCATCAAGAAGGGCGACCTGGTCTGCCTGGTGGGCTTCGGCTCGGGCCTGACCTGGGCGAGCGCGCTGCTGCGCTGGACGTGCGATCGCCCCTTCCCCACTCGGGCCTAG
- a CDS encoding GyrI-like domain-containing protein, with protein sequence MKLVQKAPIKVVGVEVVADWDHLSRAMLTAWDAFLSRRGEIKNRVGEALMDISFKQEGTQFTQVICSEVSTVETLPEGMVTLDIPAQWYVHHRHVGPVKAIPATFNEMIDWAESNVHVTDGFKLDIGYTARGQRAHDLYLRVLR encoded by the coding sequence ATGAAACTGGTTCAAAAAGCACCGATCAAGGTGGTCGGGGTCGAAGTGGTCGCGGATTGGGATCACCTCTCCCGGGCCATGCTAACTGCTTGGGACGCCTTTCTGAGTCGTCGCGGGGAGATCAAAAACCGCGTGGGCGAGGCGTTGATGGACATCTCGTTCAAGCAAGAGGGAACACAGTTCACTCAGGTCATCTGTTCCGAGGTATCGACGGTGGAGACGCTGCCGGAAGGCATGGTGACGCTGGACATCCCCGCCCAGTGGTACGTGCATCACCGGCACGTCGGTCCCGTAAAGGCCATACCAGCCACCTTCAACGAGATGATTGACTGGGCCGAGAGCAACGTCCATGTGACGGACGGCTTCAAGCTTGACATCGGCTACACCGCCCGCGGGCAACGCGCCCATGATCTCTACCTTCGCGTCTTGCGATAA
- a CDS encoding GNAT family N-acetyltransferase produces the protein MIRPVRFMDLPALKTIFEGSFTEEFERRGVDMTGQLVRWQQMYPLVRALSLFPNPYQYTMNLQVAEVDGAIAGFIQTSPGNHQKTRWHIDYMAVAGDYRHRGVATALLDHVFDAYGGMGVKSFTLEVDTRNLAALGLYAKKGFRTYATLCYYQLSPERLADYAPVEPPEGLRAYRPKDAEALLALHNACTPASVRLVDSRSAEDFELGFIEHNFSRWRRKLGLFEDRRYVLENADRVVVGYLRILGHFRHSPQSLRLTVHPGYEHLYEPLLRFGLGKLRGYPENVVLAWAPDYQAAKARAFEEAGFSLLTADHLLVRDSFLTIRMPLPGVKVDEAAFKPAFCEP, from the coding sequence ATGATCCGTCCGGTCCGTTTCATGGACCTGCCCGCCCTCAAGACGATCTTCGAAGGATCGTTCACCGAGGAGTTCGAGCGGCGCGGCGTCGACATGACCGGCCAGCTGGTCCGGTGGCAGCAGATGTACCCGCTGGTGCGGGCCCTTTCGCTCTTCCCGAATCCCTACCAGTACACCATGAACCTCCAGGTGGCCGAGGTGGATGGGGCGATCGCGGGCTTCATCCAGACCAGCCCCGGCAACCACCAGAAGACCCGCTGGCACATCGACTACATGGCGGTCGCGGGCGACTATCGCCACCGGGGGGTGGCGACCGCGCTGCTCGACCACGTCTTCGACGCCTACGGCGGGATGGGGGTCAAGAGCTTCACCCTCGAGGTGGACACGCGCAACCTGGCGGCCCTGGGGCTTTACGCCAAGAAGGGCTTTCGCACCTACGCGACGCTCTGCTACTACCAGCTCTCCCCCGAGCGCCTGGCCGACTACGCGCCCGTCGAGCCGCCCGAGGGGCTGCGCGCTTACCGCCCCAAGGACGCCGAGGCCCTGTTGGCCCTGCACAACGCATGCACGCCCGCGAGCGTCCGGCTCGTCGACTCGCGCTCGGCCGAGGATTTCGAGCTGGGGTTCATCGAGCACAACTTCTCGCGCTGGCGCCGCAAGCTGGGCCTCTTCGAGGACCGCCGCTACGTGCTGGAGAACGCCGATCGGGTCGTGGTGGGGTACCTGCGGATCCTGGGCCACTTCCGCCACAGTCCCCAGAGCCTGCGCCTGACGGTACATCCCGGCTACGAGCACCTCTACGAGCCGCTCTTGCGCTTCGGACTTGGCAAGCTGCGCGGCTACCCCGAGAACGTGGTCCTCGCCTGGGCGCCCGATTATCAGGCGGCCAAGGCGCGCGCCTTCGAGGAGGCGGGCTTCAGTCTGTTGACCGCGGATCACCTGCTGGTGCGCGACAGCTTCCTGACGATCCGCATGCCCCTGCCCGGGGTCAAGGTGGACGAGGCCGCCTTCAAGCCCGCCTTCTGCGAGCCCTGA
- the fabD gene encoding ACP S-malonyltransferase, producing MKLVFLFPGQGSQVVGMGKALAEAFPEAMRTFEEAEEILGLPVRKLCWEGPEETLRATENAQIALFVTSMAALRAFRALGAPEPAFFAGHSLGEYSAICAAGALDFATALRLVRLRGELMAKAEAGTMAAVMGLEAEKLEALCREASATVVVANYNSPDQLVISGTPEGVAEVSQKAAEAGAKRVVPLVVAGAFHSPLMEVASEQLTAALAKAPWQDTLVPVVTNVDALPTTRAADFSAKLARQLASSVRWTDSLRRMMAEGETTFVELGAGKVLSGLVKKLDRKAPTLATEDPEALRKAIDTLNVPVSV from the coding sequence ATGAAACTCGTATTTCTGTTCCCTGGCCAGGGCTCCCAGGTCGTCGGCATGGGCAAGGCCCTCGCCGAGGCCTTCCCCGAGGCCATGCGCACCTTCGAGGAGGCCGAGGAGATCCTGGGCCTGCCCGTGCGCAAGCTGTGCTGGGAAGGCCCCGAGGAGACCCTGCGCGCCACCGAGAACGCCCAGATCGCGCTCTTCGTGACCTCGATGGCCGCCCTGCGCGCCTTCAGGGCCCTGGGCGCCCCGGAGCCCGCCTTCTTCGCTGGCCACTCGCTCGGCGAGTACTCGGCCATCTGCGCTGCGGGCGCGCTGGACTTCGCGACGGCCCTCAGGCTGGTGCGCCTGCGCGGCGAGCTGATGGCCAAGGCCGAAGCCGGCACCATGGCAGCCGTCATGGGCCTCGAGGCGGAAAAGCTCGAAGCCCTCTGCCGCGAGGCCAGCGCGACGGTGGTCGTCGCCAACTACAACTCGCCCGATCAGCTCGTCATCTCGGGCACCCCCGAGGGGGTCGCCGAGGTGAGCCAGAAGGCCGCCGAGGCCGGTGCCAAGCGCGTCGTGCCCCTGGTCGTCGCGGGCGCCTTCCACTCACCCCTGATGGAAGTGGCGAGCGAGCAGCTGACCGCTGCGCTCGCCAAGGCCCCCTGGCAGGACACCCTCGTCCCCGTCGTCACCAACGTGGACGCGCTGCCGACCACGCGCGCGGCCGACTTCTCGGCCAAGCTCGCCAGGCAGCTCGCCTCGTCGGTCCGCTGGACCGACTCCCTGCGCCGGATGATGGCCGAGGGCGAGACGACCTTCGTCGAGCTGGGGGCGGGCAAGGTGCTCTCGGGCCTCGTGAAGAAGCTCGATCGCAAGGCACCGACCCTCGCCACGGAAGACCCCGAGGCCCTTCGCAAGGCGATCGATACCCTCAACGTCCCGGTGTCTGTGTAG
- the acpP gene encoding acyl carrier protein has protein sequence MNEQELFEKVKQIIVEQLGVSADEVTMDASFTEDLGADSLDTVELVMALEEAFEVEIPDEDAEKLTTVRTAMDYIKKHQPA, from the coding sequence ATGAACGAGCAAGAACTCTTTGAGAAGGTCAAGCAGATCATCGTCGAGCAGCTCGGCGTGAGCGCCGACGAGGTCACCATGGACGCCTCCTTCACCGAGGATCTGGGCGCCGACTCGCTGGACACCGTCGAGCTGGTCATGGCCCTCGAAGAGGCCTTCGAGGTCGAGATCCCGGACGAGGACGCCGAGAAGCTGACCACCGTCCGCACCGCGATGGACTACATCAAGAAGCACCAGCCCGCTTAA
- the fabG gene encoding 3-oxoacyl-[acyl-carrier-protein] reductase, whose amino-acid sequence MNALDAKVALVTGGSRGIGRACAIALAKLGAKVAINYVSNSSAADAVVAEITQAGGEAKAIQADVSRADDVDRLIKDVLSWGDGKIDVVVNNAGITRDTLLLRMSEEDWDAVLDTNLKSVFLVSKAVAKPMMKQRAGRIINVSSVVGVMGNAGQANYAASKAGIIGFTKSLAKELGSRNVLVNAIAPGFIRSEMTDKLTDDVQKTYLDSLPLGRFGDPEEVAALVAFLATGGSYITGQVINVDGGMHT is encoded by the coding sequence ATGAACGCACTCGACGCAAAAGTCGCACTCGTCACCGGCGGCAGCCGCGGCATCGGCCGCGCCTGCGCCATTGCCCTCGCCAAGCTCGGCGCCAAGGTCGCCATCAACTACGTGAGCAACTCTTCGGCTGCGGATGCGGTCGTCGCGGAGATCACCCAGGCCGGCGGCGAGGCCAAGGCCATCCAGGCCGACGTCTCCAGGGCCGATGACGTGGATCGCCTGATCAAGGACGTCCTCTCCTGGGGCGACGGCAAGATCGACGTGGTGGTCAACAACGCGGGGATCACCCGCGACACCCTGCTCTTGCGGATGAGCGAAGAGGACTGGGATGCGGTGCTCGACACCAATCTCAAGAGCGTCTTCCTCGTCTCCAAGGCCGTGGCCAAGCCCATGATGAAGCAGCGCGCCGGACGGATCATCAACGTCTCCAGCGTGGTCGGCGTCATGGGCAACGCGGGCCAGGCCAACTACGCGGCCTCCAAGGCGGGCATCATCGGCTTCACCAAGTCGCTCGCCAAGGAGCTCGGCAGCCGCAACGTTCTGGTAAACGCCATCGCCCCGGGCTTCATCAGGTCCGAGATGACCGACAAGCTCACCGACGACGTCCAGAAGACCTACCTCGACTCGCTCCCCCTGGGGCGCTTCGGGGATCCCGAAGAGGTGGCCGCCCTGGTCGCGTTCCTCGCGACCGGCGGAAGCTACATCACCGGGCAGGTCATCAACGTCGACGGCGGCATGCATACCTAA
- the rpmF gene encoding 50S ribosomal protein L32, with the protein MAQPKKKTSNSKQWHRRSHWKAKAPNLTTCTNCRAPKLQHTVCRTCGFYNGKQILSVAQ; encoded by the coding sequence ATGGCTCAACCTAAGAAGAAGACTTCCAACTCCAAGCAGTGGCACCGCCGCTCGCACTGGAAGGCGAAGGCCCCCAACCTGACCACCTGCACCAACTGCCGCGCCCCCAAGCTGCAGCACACCGTTTGCCGCACCTGCGGCTTCTACAACGGCAAGCAGATCCTCTCGGTCGCTCAGTAA
- a CDS encoding YceD family protein, with the protein MLLDVETLLQAPESETRVAFSELVEFPADLGSLKRPLSGEVRISRAVDESLFTLTGHLETTADLVCDRCLGPTPAEISFDLDETLEVTETPTQALEVDEAVAATGEIDLSDLLRQHLLLNLPSRSLCGCEPEYLAKHKPLDPRWRKLEALLSRTTEEESKTHGST; encoded by the coding sequence GTGCTCTTGGATGTGGAAACCCTGCTTCAGGCCCCGGAGAGCGAAACCCGCGTCGCGTTCAGCGAGCTCGTGGAGTTTCCGGCCGACCTGGGCTCCCTCAAGCGTCCCCTTTCCGGTGAAGTGAGGATCTCCCGCGCCGTCGACGAGAGCCTCTTCACCCTCACGGGCCACCTGGAAACGACCGCGGACCTGGTCTGCGATCGCTGCCTGGGACCGACCCCCGCCGAGATCTCCTTCGATCTCGACGAGACGCTCGAGGTGACCGAGACGCCGACCCAGGCGCTCGAGGTCGATGAGGCCGTCGCAGCGACCGGGGAGATCGACCTCTCCGACCTGTTACGGCAGCACCTGCTGTTGAATCTGCCCAGCCGCAGCCTCTGCGGGTGCGAGCCCGAATACCTCGCGAAGCACAAGCCCCTCGACCCGCGCTGGCGTAAGCTCGAAGCCTTGCTAAGTCGAACCACTGAGGAGGAATCCAAGACCCATGGCTCAACCTAA
- the plsX gene encoding phosphate acyltransferase PlsX, which produces MPDIRIALDAMGGDHAPAEIVKGAVEALRADRALSLVLVGDEARLNAELSPYAGENLSLSVVHAAEVIQMDEAASAVRKKKDASIVVAMDQVKAGHCQGVVAAGSTGAAMAAALLRLGRVRGIERPAIAVVMPTLKGPVVLLDVGANVDCKPLYLAQFARMGDAYARAVLKIAEPRVGLVNIGEEPGKGDELALAAHQLLAETRGLRFIGNVEGRDLPRGNVDVAVCDGFVGNVMLKLAEGMGDLFNGLLKEQINQGGLAAKLGAALLLPVFKRFKKRLDPAEYGGALLLGVNGICVISHGSSKAQAIVNAIRVAKEAILADTLGLLANAELAQNAILADTHDLLANAEPGEPLAPPTGGGAA; this is translated from the coding sequence ATGCCCGACATTCGCATTGCCCTTGACGCCATGGGCGGGGATCACGCCCCGGCCGAGATCGTCAAGGGTGCGGTCGAGGCCTTGCGAGCGGACCGGGCCTTGTCCTTGGTGCTGGTCGGCGACGAGGCGCGGCTGAACGCCGAGCTTTCGCCGTACGCCGGCGAGAACCTCTCCCTCTCCGTGGTGCACGCCGCGGAGGTGATCCAGATGGACGAGGCCGCGAGCGCCGTTCGCAAGAAGAAGGACGCCTCGATCGTCGTGGCCATGGACCAGGTCAAGGCCGGCCACTGCCAGGGCGTGGTCGCCGCGGGATCCACCGGGGCCGCCATGGCCGCCGCCCTCCTGCGCCTCGGCCGCGTGCGCGGCATCGAACGGCCCGCGATCGCCGTGGTCATGCCCACCCTCAAGGGCCCGGTGGTCCTGCTGGACGTGGGCGCCAACGTGGACTGCAAGCCCCTCTACCTCGCCCAGTTCGCCCGCATGGGCGACGCCTACGCCCGGGCGGTGCTCAAGATCGCCGAGCCCCGCGTGGGGCTCGTGAACATCGGCGAGGAGCCCGGCAAGGGCGACGAGCTGGCGCTCGCGGCCCACCAGCTGCTCGCCGAGACCCGGGGGCTCCGCTTCATCGGCAATGTCGAGGGGCGGGACCTGCCGCGAGGAAACGTGGACGTGGCGGTGTGCGACGGCTTCGTCGGCAACGTCATGCTCAAGCTGGCCGAGGGAATGGGCGACCTCTTCAACGGCCTGCTCAAGGAGCAGATCAACCAGGGCGGTCTCGCGGCGAAACTCGGCGCGGCCCTCTTGCTGCCCGTGTTCAAGCGCTTCAAGAAGCGCCTGGATCCCGCCGAGTACGGCGGCGCCCTGCTCCTTGGCGTCAACGGCATCTGCGTCATCAGCCACGGCTCGAGCAAGGCGCAGGCCATCGTCAACGCCATCCGCGTCGCCAAGGAAGCCATCCTCGCGGACACGCTCGGTCTACTGGCGAATGCCGAACTGGCACAGAACGCCATCCTCGCGGACACGCACGATCTGCTGGCGAATGCCGAACCGGGCGAGCCCCTCGCGCCTCCTACCGGCGGCGGCGCGGCATGA